The sequence GTTAACACTGGACCAGGACCAAAACCGAagattttaaaaaaaaaaaaaaaaaaaaaaaaaaaaagaaagaaaaccaTAGATCGGAGCATGCTCAGAACGGGGCTCGCCTACCAGTCATGTTGTTCACGGCAGGGGTTGCGCCGATGATTGTGGGAGAAGAGGTATGTTGGCGAGGGAATTTCGGTCGGTGTTGAAGGTTATGCCAGGATCCGCGGCTGCCGGGAGAAGGAACGGGTGGTAGCTGGCCGGTGGTGATGACTGATATCGAATGCTGGTGCGAATTAGGCACGCTCCCGGTGGATATCGAGCTGGAAACGTTGGGCGTTTGTATAGAGTGCATTGGAGGGAAGTACTCATCGGCTTCACCAGGGCGCAGGTCATCCGGATGCACGTACGAAACGTTATGCCGCGGTGAAGGCCTCGGAGTGCGCCGCTGAGGAATCTCAATGATCAATGCTTCTCCGACCGTCTGGCCGCCGGGGTAATAATGGTCCAGGGTGCGTCCAACGGGCTCCTCAGGGCCTAACAGACGGTCTGGATTACTCTGCCGGCTGGACGGCTCTCGTGGCACCAGCTTCAGCATGATATCCGGCGCGTCAAAGGTGCGACCCAGAGAGTTGGCATATTTCCTTAAAATCGCTTCCCGTAGGTCATCCACCAAGTCTTCCTCCGTCACGGAGACCAGCGTCGGGGACGAGCCGGCCCGCTTGACCCATACCTTCCTGCTGATCATATCTGGCTGGATGGACGGGGTTCCGCGAGAGAAATAGTCTCCACCGGCTCCAACAACTCCAGGTTCCAGAAGCGTTTTTATGAGTCGTTGCTGGGACGCAGGGACTAGAGACTGTCGTCGAACGGCGAGTGGAGGACGCGAAGGCGGGTTGGGGGGAGCAGGAGTCGGTTTGGCAGTAGGAACGAAGAGAGGCGATGGCAGGTTCGTATCCTGACCGGACTCGTCGACAGCGTTGAGTGTCCGGGGAGCAGTGGATCGAGAATCCGATCTCCGGACGGACAGGGACCGACCGGACGGAAACACCTCCTTGCAGGCACCGGCCAGATTGGATTCCTCGAGGCGTCGGAGGCAGAGACCTCTCTTGGGAGTGGCTTCGGCGGTCAATGGCGTTGAAGAGAGCGCGTCTTTGGGCTGGGTTGAGAGACGGGCGGCCGGGCAAGCTTGGGTGGTAGTTTGGCCGCATGGGCTGGGATCCGGGAGCTCTTGAGGCGTCGCATGCGAGTCGTTGGCGGTCTGCCTCTGGGGTTTCTCGTCGGGGCCGTTGGCGGCGGTGCTGCCGTCGACGGTCTCCAGGCTGCACCACGAGGTCCTCACCCGAGATGCGGTCGAGTCGGTACGGGCAGCACCATCGGCGGGATGGGCACGAACAGGCTGGTCATCCACGGGCAGCGAGTCGACGCCAGGGGTCGAAGAGGGGGAGAAGGAGATGTTCTTGGCGGAGGAGGAGGTCGACGGTCGTCGCAGCAGCTTCGCGGTCAGTCTCGACAGGCGATGGTGGTTGT is a genomic window of Coccidioides posadasii str. Silveira chromosome 3, complete sequence containing:
- the SSK1 gene encoding ssk1 response regulator receiver (EggNog:ENOG410QDWG~COG:T), translating into MASSNTNNNHHRLSRLTAKLLRRPSTSSSAKNISFSPSSTPGVDSLPVDDQPVRAHPADGAARTDSTASRVRTSWCSLETVDGSTAANGPDEKPQRQTANDSHATPQELPDPSPCGQTTTQACPAARLSTQPKDALSSTPLTAEATPKRGLCLRRLEESNLAGACKEVFPSGRSLSVRRSDSRSTAPRTLNAVDESGQDTNLPSPLFVPTAKPTPAPPNPPSRPPLAVRRQSLVPASQQRLIKTLLEPGVVGAGGDYFSRGTPSIQPDMISRKVWVKRAGSSPTLVSVTEEDLVDDLREAILRKYANSLGRTFDAPDIMLKLVPREPSSRQSNPDRLLGPEEPVGRTLDHYYPGGQTVGEALIIEIPQRRTPRPSPRHNVSYVHPDDLRPGEADEYFPPMHSIQTPNVSSSISTGSVPNSHQHSISVITTGQLPPVPSPGSRGSWHNLQHRPKFPRQHTSSPTIIGATPAVNNMTDTVEQSVNGGVAPVPSPPTTSTPPAPAPEPQTKSVHTPPARVNSPRPVTKLRKMKKMSSGATVDSSPASSSLLDGTVPPINVLIVEDNTINLKLLEAFMKRLKVRWQTAMNGREAVNKWRGGGFHLVLMDIQLPVMNGLEATREIRRLERVNNIGVFSKGVAATSPHAMVDTKGNDVFPPKPEDVLDKKSSVKSPVIIVALTASSLQSDRDEALAAGCNDFLTKPVNMIWLEKKVTEWGCMQALIDFEGWRKWRGFDSSTSSGVSQQSTSTATITDAPLTDSPSPHLTTSKSSQGNHTSTVNSTHDEKPSQGQREPSPEPASSKLTGTCVYLKGSGKDSCTSSTSTIVPNGGSSSAGASTTPTLAGRTPTAGTTSGMTSSLSSVISSSGKRGSRASTPAKNHAL